One window of the Eschrichtius robustus isolate mEscRob2 chromosome X, mEscRob2.pri, whole genome shotgun sequence genome contains the following:
- the LOC137756446 gene encoding melanoma-associated antigen 10-like yields the protein MLPGVKKDATESQRWEDQSRGEQMGGTVPSAASYARGQGDGVSQGGSQGGEGLGVSEKTGQLKESRQVGRKKSPKLYQSQSKDPWNVTSCLRLAEAQEERAQDLLEERPVGSHLPPSCLHFYLLPPTRVIMPRSPKRLCLTFEPGFQTLSDVQGLLIVQVPTAEEEEEEETASVSSCSFTFSYPSTSPPSSPLLLGAPEEEQEEQEQEGEQEEGEQEGDTSDRSSSIQEEEGTRSLQASVDTRSLLRELQDEKVADLLHFMVLKYRLKEPFTKAEMLKVVSKKYKNQFSVIFRKASKCLEVISGIDVKEVDPKIHSYVLVNSLDLTHDELLSDDQSMPKNGLLVIILGVIFIEGNCAPEENIWDFLNMLGVYAGRKHFILGEPRKLITRDWVQENYLEYRKVPNSDPPRYEFLWGPRAYAETSKLKVLEFLAKVKGTDPISFSYWYEEALRDDEESRGHSWPLG from the exons ATGCTGCCAGGTGTCAAG AAGGATGCCACAGAGTCTCAGCGCTGGGAGGATCAGAGTAGAGGTGAGCAGATGGGAGGAACTGTCCCTTCTGCTGCAAGCTATGCCAGGGGTCAGGGGGATGGAGTGTCTCAGGGAG GGTCTCAGGGAGGTGAAGGCCTTGGTGTGAGTGAGAAGACAGGTCAGCTGAAGGAGTCACGTCAGGTCGGAAGAAAGAAGAGTCCCAAGCTCTACCAGAGTCAAAGTAAGGACCCTTG GAATGTGACCTCTTGCCTTAGGCTAGCAGAGGCACAGGAGGAGAGGGCACAAGACTTGTTAGAGGAAAG gcCCGTGGGATCCCATCTCCCACCATCCTGCTTACACTTCTACCTGCTGCCTCCAACAAGAGTCATCATGCCTCGCTCTCCAAAGCGTCTGTGCCTCACATTTGAGCCAGGCTTTCAGACCCTAAGTGACGTACAAGGCCTGCTGATAGTACAGGTTCCCacagctgaggaggaggaggaggaggagactgcctctgtttcctcttgcTCTTTCACTTTCTCCTACCCCTCCACTTcccccccttcctctcctctgctaCTGGGCGCCccagaggaggagcaggaggagcaggagcaggagggggagcaggaggagggggagcaggaggggga CACATCAGATAGAAGCTCCAGCATCCAAGAAGAAGAGGGCACACgctctctccaggcctcagtagACACCAGATCCTTGCTCAGAGAACTGCAGGATGAAAAGGTGGCTGATTTGTTGCATTTCATGGTCCTCAAATATCGACTGAAGGAGCCCTTCACAAAGGCAGAAATGCTAAAGGTTGTCAGCAAAAAGTACAAAAACCAATTTTCTGTGATCTTCAGGAAAGCTTCTAAGTGCCTAGAGGTGATCTCCGGCATTGATGTGAAGGAAGTGGACCCCAAAATCCACTCCTATGTCCTTGTCAACTCATTAGACCTCACCCATGATGAGCTGCTTAGTGATGACCAGAGCATGCCTAAAAATGGCCTCCTGGTAATCATCCTGGGTGTGATTTTCATAGAGGGCAACTGTGCCCCTGAGGAAAACATCTGGGATTTCTTGAATATGTTAGGCGTGTATGCTGGGAGGAAGCACTTCATTTTGGGGGAGCCCAGGAAGCTCATCACCAGAGATTGGGTGCAGGAGAATTATTTGGAGTACCGGAAGGTGCCTAATAGTGATCCTCCACGGTACGAATTCCTGTGGGGTCCAAGGGCCTATGCTGAAACCAGCAAGCTGAAAGTTCTGGaatttttggccaaggtcaaagGAACTGACCCCATTTCCTTCTCATACTGGTATGAGGAGGCTTTAAGAGATGACGAAGAGAGTCGGGGCCACAGTTGGCCCCTTGGATAG